From the Anaerolineae bacterium genome, the window TATCGCCCTCCAGCAGGCCCAGGCCGCCTATGATAAAGTCGCCTGGGTCGGCGGCGTGGGCGCCCTGCCGCAGTCCCTACAGCTTCAGCAGGCCACCATCCAGTACGAGGCCGCCCTGGCGAATTATCAGCTCGCCACACAGGGAGCTACTGAGAGTCAGATCAAGGCCGCCGAGGCCCAGGTCGCGCAGGCCCGGGCCAATTTGCAACGTCTGTTGAAATCCCCCAGCGAGGAAGACCTGGCTATCGCCCGGGAGCAGGTCCATCAGGCGGAGATCAACCTGGAAAAGGCGCGCAATGCCCTAGATGGCGCCAGGCTGGTCGCTCCGTTCGCCGGCATCGTCGCCCAGGTCAACATCAAAGAGCTGGAGTCCGCCCCCTTGGGACAGCCGGCCATCCTCCTGATCGACGATTCGTCGTTCTATATCAACGTCAACGTGGACGAGTTGGATGTCCCGCTCATCGCGGTCGGCCAGCAAGCGTGGGTCACGCTGGATGCCCTGCCGGGTGTGGAGCTCGCCGGCCATGTGGATTATATCGCGCCGGTGGCGACCTCCGTCGGCGGTATCACCAGCTATCAGGTCAAGGTTATCATAGACCAGGCCGACCCTCGGGTGCGGGCCGGCATGACTGCCAACGTCGACATTGTCACGGAACAGCGGGAAAATACCCTGGTCATCCTCAACCGCGCCCTGCAGTTCGACCGTCAGACGAATCAATTTTTCGTCGAGAAACTGGTCGGCGGCACTCCTACCCGGGTGGAGGTGAAGCTGGGCCTGCGCGGCGACCAGGAAAGTGAGGTGCTCGAGGGCTTGTCGGAGGGGGACCAGGTGATCATCCGCACCGTCTCCACCCTCCAGCAACTGCAGAGCACCTTCGGAAGCAGTGGCTTTGGCCGCTAGGCTCGCCCCAGCGGGCTGTCGAACCATTTGAGGATAGAGCATGGACGCAAGAGATGACCATGTGTTGATAGACGTGCGGGATGTGGTGAAAATCTACCGCATGGGGGAGGTGGAGGTGCCGGCCCTGCGCGGCGTCTCCCTGCAAATCCGCCGCGGAGAACTCCTCTCCATCATGGGGCCGTCCGGTTCGGGCAAATCGACCCTGATGAACATCCTGGGCTGTCTGGACCAGCCGACCTCGGGTGAGTACTATCTGGACGGCGTCAATGTGGGCGAGCTGGACGACAATGCCCTGGCGGTCATCCGCAACCGCCGCATTGGCTTCGTCTTCCAGAACTTCAACCTCCTGCCGCGCACGACCGCCCTGCAGAACGTGGAACTGCCGCTGATATACGCCGGCGTCGGACTGCGGGAGCGCCGGGAGCGCGCTATCGCCGCCCTGGAGGCCGTCGGTCTCGGGGATCGCATCCATCACCGCCCCACGGAACTTTCCGGCGGCCAGCAGCAGCGCGTGGCTATCGCCCGGGCTTTGGTGACTCACCCGTCCATTATCCTGGCCGATGAACCGACGGGCAACCTGGACAGCAAATCGGGCAAGGAAATCGTCGCTATCTTCCAGCGTCTGAACCGCCAGGAGGGCATCACGGTGGTATTCGTCACCCATGACCCGGAGGTGGCGGCCTGCACCCGCCGCATCATCCGCCTGCGGGATGGGCTGGTGGAGAGCGACGAGCCGCGTGAGGCGGACTGTGTGTACCTGGAGCCGGCGGAAGCGGGTATGCCCGGTTCCTTGACATAAGATGAGGTTGGAAAAGGGATGATGTACATTCTGGAAAGCCTGCGCATCGCACTGCGAGGATTAAGCGCCAATAAACTGCGCTCCGCCCTGACCATGCTCGGCATCATCATCGGGGTGGCGGCGGTCATCACCCTGCTTTCCGTGGGGCAGGGGGTGCAGACGCTGGTTACCTCCAGCCTGGAAAGCATCGGGACGAACCTGCTGTTCGTTTTCCCCGGCAATATCCAGAGCATGGGCGCCGGCGCCCGCTTCACCACCGCCGCCTACCTGACCCTGCGCGACGTGGACGCCATCCGCAACGAAGTGCCCCATATCACCGCGATTGCGCCTTCCCTGCAGGGAACGGCGGACGTGGAATACGGCAAGACTACCATCCGCACCACGCTTATCGGCACGACCCCCGAGTACGGCCCGGTGCGCAACTATCAGCCGGCGGACGGCATGTTCCTTACGCCAGAGCACCAGGCCACCGGCGCGCGAGTCGCGGTGTTGGGCTGGCGGCTGGCCAGCAAGCTCTTCCCTCCGGATGTCTATCCCATCGGGCAGACCATCAAGATCAACCGCATCCCGTTCCGGGTTATCGGCGTGCTCAAGGAAAAGGGCGGCGGGAGCTTCGGCAGTCAAGATGACGTGGTCATGGTGCCGTTGAGCGTGGCGCAACAGCGCCTGTATCCGAGCCGGCGCAGTCCTGCCGGCGAGCCGCTCATCAGCGTCATTGACGTCCAGGTGGACTCGCAGAAACATATGGACAGCGTCGCCGCCGGCATCACCGATGTCCTGCGTCAGCTTCACCGCCTGAAGCCCGAGGATGACAACGACTTCACCGTCATCAGCCAGGCTGACCTCATCAATATTTTCGGGCAGATCACTGGTGTGCTGACCATCTTCCTCGGCGCCATCGCCGGCATCTCCCTGCTGGTCGGCGGCATCGGCATCATGAATATCATGCTGGTCAGCGTCACGGAGCGCACGCGCGAGATCGGCATCCGCAAGGCGGTCGGTGCCAAACGCCGCGATATCCTCCTCCAGTTCCTGATCGAAGCGCTGGTGCTGTCGCTCATCGGCGGCGCGTTCGGAATCATGCTGGGCATCGCCGGCGCGCTCGTGGTAGACCGCCTTTCCGCCGACCTGACCACCGTCATTACGCCCCAGGCCATTCTGCTGGCGACCGGATTTTCCGCCGCCGTCGGGCTGTTCTTCGGCATTTACCCGGCCTCGCGGGCCGCCCGCTTGAATCCCATCGAGGCCCTGCGCTATGAGTGATAGTGGGGATATCCATATGGGAAGGCACTCGGGAACACTGCGAATTCATGTCGTTTATCTGCTGTTCGTGATGCTTCTGGCGCTCGCCGGCTGTGGGCCAGCGGCCCCTACCGCCGTCTTGCTGACGCCCACGCAGGCGCCGGCGCAGTCGCCCTTGCCTTCGCCAACGATCAGCCGCGTGCCGGCCGTTTCACCCACCCCGACCATGACGCGCACGCCGAAGCCGACGCCTACGCGCTGGATATATGCCCGCATGACGGCCACTGCCCAGGCCCAGCAGACGGCCCCTACCCCGACGCCGCCGGCCGCCGCCACACCCTCCGCTGCGGCAGGCACTACGGCTCGGCTTGCCGGCCGGTTCATCTTTCAGCTCTCCGCCGGCGGTCCCATTTATACCATT encodes:
- a CDS encoding efflux RND transporter periplasmic adaptor subunit; the encoded protein is MNRTWRILIIILLVLIGVGAGVYYYTGRQAASQEPAYQVVTVQRGTVVSKVTTTGTISPHRQVALSFRSAGTVAEVLVQPGDRVKEGQLLARLDDRDYQLAVEQAESALEISKLQLAKAEAGPSPEDLAAARASVESAEASLNKLKQGPTPQEITVAKSSLEQARIALQQAQAAYDKVAWVGGVGALPQSLQLQQATIQYEAALANYQLATQGATESQIKAAEAQVAQARANLQRLLKSPSEEDLAIAREQVHQAEINLEKARNALDGARLVAPFAGIVAQVNIKELESAPLGQPAILLIDDSSFYINVNVDELDVPLIAVGQQAWVTLDALPGVELAGHVDYIAPVATSVGGITSYQVKVIIDQADPRVRAGMTANVDIVTEQRENTLVILNRALQFDRQTNQFFVEKLVGGTPTRVEVKLGLRGDQESEVLEGLSEGDQVIIRTVSTLQQLQSTFGSSGFGR
- a CDS encoding ABC transporter ATP-binding protein; its protein translation is MIDVRDVVKIYRMGEVEVPALRGVSLQIRRGELLSIMGPSGSGKSTLMNILGCLDQPTSGEYYLDGVNVGELDDNALAVIRNRRIGFVFQNFNLLPRTTALQNVELPLIYAGVGLRERRERAIAALEAVGLGDRIHHRPTELSGGQQQRVAIARALVTHPSIILADEPTGNLDSKSGKEIVAIFQRLNRQEGITVVFVTHDPEVAACTRRIIRLRDGLVESDEPREADCVYLEPAEAGMPGSLT
- a CDS encoding ABC transporter permease, giving the protein MYILESLRIALRGLSANKLRSALTMLGIIIGVAAVITLLSVGQGVQTLVTSSLESIGTNLLFVFPGNIQSMGAGARFTTAAYLTLRDVDAIRNEVPHITAIAPSLQGTADVEYGKTTIRTTLIGTTPEYGPVRNYQPADGMFLTPEHQATGARVAVLGWRLASKLFPPDVYPIGQTIKINRIPFRVIGVLKEKGGGSFGSQDDVVMVPLSVAQQRLYPSRRSPAGEPLISVIDVQVDSQKHMDSVAAGITDVLRQLHRLKPEDDNDFTVISQADLINIFGQITGVLTIFLGAIAGISLLVGGIGIMNIMLVSVTERTREIGIRKAVGAKRRDILLQFLIEALVLSLIGGAFGIMLGIAGALVVDRLSADLTTVITPQAILLATGFSAAVGLFFGIYPASRAARLNPIEALRYE